Proteins encoded by one window of Arachis hypogaea cultivar Tifrunner chromosome 1, arahy.Tifrunner.gnm2.J5K5, whole genome shotgun sequence:
- the LOC112801295 gene encoding phragmoplastin DRP1E — protein MDSLIGLVNRIQRACTVLGDHGGDSALPTLWEALPSVAVVGGQSSGKSSVLESIVGRDFLPRGSGIVTRRPLVLQLHKTEDGVQEHAEFLHLPRKRFTDFSKVRVEIEEETDRLTGKSKQISHVPIHLSIYSPNVVNLTLIDLPGLTKVAIEGQPESIVQEIENMIYSYIEKPNCLILAITPANQDIATSDAIKVARQVDPTGERTFGVLTKLDLMDKGTNALDVLEDRSYRLRNPWVGVVNRSQADINRNIDMLAARQRECEFFATSPDYSHLASKMGSEYLARLLSKHLESVIRAQIPGIASLITRSIDELEAEMAHLGRPVAVDVGAQLYTILELCRAFERVFKEHLDGGRPGGNRIHIVFDYQLPAALRKLPLDRHLSLQNVKRVISEADGYQPHLIAPEQGYRRLLESSVNYFKGPAQASVDAVHFILKELVRKSIGETEELRRFPTLQAEIAAASNEALERFRQDSKKTTLRMVEMESSYLTVEFFRKLPQEVEKGGNPTSQSADRYSDGHFQRIGSNVLSYIGMVSETLRNTIPKAVVHCQVRESKRTLLDHFYVQLGKKEGRQLAQLLDEDYTLTERRKLCAKRLQLYRSARNEIDAVCWSG, from the exons ATGGACTCGTTGATCGGACTCGTCAACCGTATTCAGCGTGCATGCACCGTCCTCGGCGACCACGGCGGCGACTCCGCTCTCCCTACACTCTGGGAAGCTCTTCCCTCTGTCGCCGTCGTCGGCGGCCAG AGTTCTGGAAAGTCGTCGGTGTTGGAGAGCATTGTTGGCCGTGATTTTCTGCCTCGGGGATCAG GGATTGTGACTCGGAGGCCTTTGGTGCTGCAGCTTCATAAAACAGAAGACGGGGTGCAAGAACATGCGGAATTTCTTCACTTGCCAAGGAAACGGTTTACAGACTTCT ctAAGGTTCGAGTGGAAATTGAAGAGGAAACTGATAGACTTACTGGGAAATCAAAACAGATATCTCATGTTCCCATCCATCTCAGCATCTACTCTCCAAATG TTGTCAATCTGACGCTTATAGATCTACCTGGTTTGACAAAGGTTGCAATAG AGGGGCAGCCTGAAAGTATTGTTCAAGAGATTGAAAACATGATTTACTCATACATTGAAAAG CCAAATTGCTTAATTTTAGCTATTACTCCAGCAAACCAAGATATAGCAACATCAGATGCGATCAAAGTTGCCCGACAAGTTGACCCTACAG GTGAAAGAACATTTGGAGTGTTGACAAAGCTTGACTTGATGGACAAGGGAACAAATGCTCTGGAT GTCCTTGAGGACAGATCATATCGTCTTCGAAATCCTTGGGTGGGAGTTGTAAACCGTTCTCAGGCAGATATCAATAGGAATATAGATATGCTTGCTGCTAGGCAGAGGGAGTGTGAATTTTTTGCCACTAGTCCTGATTATTCACACTTGGCCAGCAAAATGGGTTCGGAGTATCTAGCAAGACTTCTCTCAAAG CATCTAGAGTCCGTGATACGGGCACAGATCCCAGGGATTGCTTCTTTAATTACTAGAAGCATTGATGAGCTAGAGGCAGAGATGGCGCACCTTGGTAGACCAGTAGCAGTTGATGTTGGG GCCCAGCTATACACCATTTTGGAATTATGTCGTGCCTTTGAACGGGTATTTAAGGAGCATTTGGATGGAGG ACGACCAGGTGGCAACCGGATCCATATAGTTTTTGATTACCAGCTTCCAGCTGCATTGCGAAAGCTTCCACTGGACCGTCACTTGTCACTGCAAAATGTGAAACGAGTGATTTCAGAGGCAGATGGGTACCAACCTCACCTGATCGCTCCAGAGCAAGGTTACCGGCGTCTCCTAGAGAGTTCAGTTAACTATTTTAAAGGTCCCGCACAAGCTTCTGTGGATGCT GTTCACTTCATACTGAAGGAACTTGTGAGAAAGTCAATAGGAGAAACTGag GAGCTGAGGCGCTTTCCAACGCTTCAAGCTGAGATAGCCGCAGCTTCAAATGAGGCATTAGAGAGATTTCGCCAAGACAGTAAGAAGACGACTCTACGAATGGTAGAAATGGAATCATCTTATCTTACTGTTGAATTCTTTCGAAAACTCCCACAGGAAGTTGAGAAGGGAGGAAATCCAACTTCGCAATCGGCAGACCGATACTCAGATGGACACTTCCAGAGGATCGGTTCAAATGTTTTATCCTATATTGGCATGGTATCAGAAACACTGAGGAATACCATTCCAAAGGCCGTGGTTCATTGTCAAGTACGGGAATCCAAGAGAACTTTACTTGACCATTTCTATGTTCAACTGGGCAAAAAGGAG GGAAGGCAATTGGCTCAGTTGCTTGACGAAGATTATACATTGACAGAAAGGAGGAAGCTATGTGCCAAGAGGCTTCAGTTATATAGGTCTGCAAGGAATGAGATTGATGCAGTTTGTTGGTCGGGTTGA